The Pseudomonas eucalypticola genome has a window encoding:
- a CDS encoding vWA domain-containing protein, with the protein MIALWPHWFRPAWLLLLPVLGWLLWKLWHREKRTGRWQLLLPQAFHTTLLRGGSGRGSKTPWVALGLAWLLAWLALLGPSWQRVEQTSQKPADPLVVMLELTPDMLATDVAPNRLEQAKRKLLDLLQARRDSQTAIIVYAGSAHVLVPLSDDLATSRNLLDAVKPSIMPQSGHRADLAVEKALTLLHQAGLGQGRLLLIGSSLSDAERDGLIQRLDRQAPPLLMLGMGTRDGAPVRDEHGDYLKDALGGILMPRLDSIGLKTFLGEMHGAYRQAHLEDDDLGELGLLDGPLSLRSNGQTVQLDSWADQGYWLLLPLLLLAACAGRRGWLFCLPLLLCLPQHSFAASWQDLWLRPDQQGQRLLQQQHPAEAAQRFQDPQWQGLALYRAGDYAGAAQRFAEGNEARDHYNRGNALAMSGELEAALDAYDQALERQADLGPALRNKALVEQLLNQQRRQAQAAADAAAEAARAAASAATAPAQTGQPDPAAQQQAQPSDSAPQDKPPQAQSTTSTTAASRDNDNADTSNQPPEAQAPVFAPQPPADGDLTDEQRQALEQWLRQIPDNPSELLRRKFWYEQQQHQEKTR; encoded by the coding sequence ATGATCGCCCTGTGGCCCCACTGGTTCCGGCCCGCCTGGCTGTTGCTGCTGCCCGTGCTCGGTTGGCTGCTGTGGAAGCTGTGGCACCGTGAAAAGCGTACGGGCCGCTGGCAACTGCTGCTGCCCCAGGCCTTCCACACCACACTGCTGCGCGGTGGTAGCGGCCGTGGCAGCAAGACGCCTTGGGTCGCCCTGGGGCTAGCCTGGCTGCTGGCCTGGCTGGCGCTGTTGGGCCCCAGCTGGCAGCGTGTCGAGCAAACCAGCCAGAAGCCTGCCGACCCGCTGGTGGTGATGCTGGAGCTGACCCCCGACATGCTCGCCACCGACGTGGCCCCCAACCGCCTGGAGCAGGCCAAGCGCAAACTGCTGGACCTGCTGCAGGCGCGCCGCGACTCGCAGACGGCGATCATCGTCTATGCCGGTTCCGCCCATGTGCTGGTGCCACTGTCCGATGACCTGGCCACCAGCCGCAACCTGCTGGACGCGGTCAAGCCATCGATCATGCCGCAAAGCGGCCATCGGGCCGACCTCGCCGTGGAGAAGGCCCTGACCCTGCTGCACCAGGCCGGCCTGGGCCAGGGCCGCTTGCTGCTGATCGGCTCGTCACTCAGCGACGCCGAGCGCGACGGCCTGATTCAGCGCCTTGACCGCCAGGCCCCGCCCCTGCTGATGCTGGGCATGGGTACCCGCGACGGGGCGCCGGTGCGCGACGAGCACGGTGACTACCTCAAGGACGCCCTGGGCGGCATCCTCATGCCGCGCCTGGACAGCATCGGCCTCAAGACCTTCCTCGGCGAAATGCATGGGGCCTACCGCCAGGCCCACCTGGAAGACGACGACCTGGGCGAACTGGGCCTGCTCGACGGCCCCCTGAGCCTGCGCAGCAACGGCCAGACCGTACAGCTCGACAGCTGGGCCGACCAGGGCTACTGGCTGCTGTTGCCGCTGTTGCTGTTGGCCGCCTGTGCCGGCCGCCGTGGCTGGCTGTTCTGCCTGCCCTTGCTCTTGTGCCTGCCCCAGCACAGCTTCGCCGCCAGTTGGCAGGACCTGTGGCTGCGCCCCGACCAGCAGGGCCAGCGCCTGCTGCAACAGCAGCACCCGGCTGAAGCCGCCCAGCGCTTTCAAGACCCGCAATGGCAGGGGCTTGCCCTGTACCGCGCCGGCGACTACGCCGGCGCCGCCCAGCGGTTCGCGGAAGGCAACGAAGCCCGCGACCATTACAATCGGGGCAACGCCCTGGCCATGAGCGGCGAGCTGGAAGCAGCGCTGGATGCCTACGACCAGGCCCTGGAACGCCAGGCTGACCTGGGCCCGGCCCTGCGCAACAAAGCCTTGGTGGAGCAATTGCTCAACCAGCAGCGACGCCAGGCCCAGGCCGCTGCCGACGCCGCTGCCGAGGCCGCGCGCGCTGCCGCCAGTGCCGCCACGGCCCCCGCGCAGACCGGCCAGCCGGATCCTGCCGCCCAGCAACAGGCGCAACCCAGCGACAGCGCCCCCCAGGACAAACCGCCCCAGGCGCAGAGCACCACCAGCACCACCGCGGCCTCCCGCGACAATGACAATGCCGATACCAGCAACCAGCCCCCGGAGGCCCAGGCGCCGGTGTTTGCGCCACAGCCACCGGCCGACGGTGACCTCACCGACGAGCAGCGCCAGGCGCTGGAACAATGGCTGCGGCAGATACCCGACAACCCATCGGAACTGCTGCGGCGCAAATTCTGGTACGAACAGCAACAGCATCAGGAAAAGACCCGATGA
- a CDS encoding vWA domain-containing protein, producing the protein MFEFAWPWIFLLAPLPWVMRAVLPVADSGEPALKVTFLDELEGLARRRARISLPSWRQQAPFILLWLLLLAAAARPQWLGQPLPIAASGRDLLVAVDVSGSMDYPDMHWDDEDVSRLTAVKRLLGDFLENRKGDRVGLILFGSQAYLQAPLTFDRHTVRIWLDEARIGIAGKNTAIGDAIGLGLKRLRLRPAQSRVLILVTDGANNGGEIHPLTAAKLAAEEHVKVYTIGIGADPSEDGAVGMLGINATMDLDEASLTEIARMTGGQYFRARDGNELKAIGAALDRLEPVTQQPTQARPVQALYSWPLAGALLISLLWVVREQWSGAPWQRLLQRRTYLPPTSDWRERLKRLRLRRRR; encoded by the coding sequence ATGTTTGAGTTCGCCTGGCCGTGGATTTTTCTGCTGGCACCTCTGCCCTGGGTGATGCGTGCCGTGCTGCCGGTGGCCGACAGCGGTGAGCCGGCACTGAAGGTCACCTTTCTCGATGAACTGGAGGGCCTGGCCCGGCGCCGCGCGCGCATCAGCCTGCCGAGCTGGCGCCAGCAGGCGCCGTTCATCCTGCTGTGGCTGTTGCTGCTGGCCGCCGCGGCGCGCCCGCAATGGCTCGGCCAACCGCTGCCGATCGCCGCCAGTGGCCGCGACCTGCTGGTGGCGGTGGACGTGTCGGGTTCCATGGACTACCCCGACATGCACTGGGACGACGAAGACGTCAGCCGCCTGACCGCGGTGAAACGCCTGCTGGGCGACTTCCTGGAGAACCGCAAGGGCGACCGGGTGGGGTTGATCCTGTTCGGCAGCCAGGCCTACCTGCAGGCTCCGCTGACCTTCGACCGCCACACCGTGCGCATCTGGCTGGACGAAGCGCGCATCGGCATCGCTGGCAAGAACACCGCCATCGGCGATGCCATCGGCCTGGGCCTCAAGCGCCTGCGCCTGCGCCCGGCCCAGAGCCGGGTGCTGATCCTGGTCACCGACGGTGCCAACAACGGTGGCGAAATCCACCCGCTCACCGCAGCCAAGCTGGCGGCCGAGGAACATGTGAAGGTGTACACCATCGGCATCGGCGCCGACCCATCCGAAGACGGCGCGGTGGGCATGCTGGGCATCAACGCCACCATGGACCTGGACGAAGCCAGCCTGACCGAAATCGCGCGCATGACCGGCGGCCAGTATTTCCGCGCCCGCGACGGCAACGAACTCAAGGCCATCGGCGCGGCCCTGGACCGCCTGGAACCGGTGACCCAGCAGCCGACCCAGGCACGCCCTGTCCAGGCCCTGTATAGCTGGCCCCTGGCCGGCGCCCTGCTGATCAGCCTGCTGTGGGTGGTGCGCGAGCAATGGTCTGGCGCCCCCTGGCAGCGCCTGCTGCAACGCCGCACTTACCTGCCACCCACCAGCGACTGGCGCGAACGGCTCAAGCGCCTGCGCCTGCGGAGGCGTCGATGA
- a CDS encoding DUF4381 domain-containing protein, translating to MSSLAELQPLIPPPAISLWPPAPGWWVLLALLPALAWGLWRLRHLLPKRAAEQTPEQPLDPVRQEALAELARLPKPYDGAPAGAWLQQINALLKRLCRNHYPNAHSHTLNGRQWLAFLDNRCPAAGLTRWMVLVEGAYKPECKLDDKAIAGLNHSVETWIRKHV from the coding sequence ATGAGCAGCCTGGCCGAGCTGCAACCGCTGATCCCGCCACCGGCCATCAGCCTGTGGCCACCGGCGCCGGGCTGGTGGGTGCTGCTGGCCCTGCTACCTGCATTGGCCTGGGGCCTGTGGCGGCTGCGCCACTTGCTGCCCAAGCGCGCCGCCGAGCAAACCCCGGAGCAGCCGCTGGACCCGGTTCGCCAGGAAGCCCTGGCGGAACTGGCGCGCCTGCCCAAACCCTACGACGGCGCGCCGGCCGGTGCCTGGCTGCAGCAGATCAACGCCCTGCTCAAGCGCCTGTGCCGCAACCATTACCCCAACGCCCACAGCCACACACTCAACGGCCGCCAGTGGCTGGCGTTCCTGGACAACCGCTGCCCGGCCGCCGGCCTGACCCGCTGGATGGTACTGGTAGAGGGCGCCTACAAGCCCGAATGCAAACTCGACGACAAGGCCATCGCCGGCCTGAACCACTCGGTCGAGACCTGGATCCGCAAACATGTTTGA
- a CDS encoding DUF58 domain-containing protein produces MSTPLQAEPGICVSLAELIEMRHRVREVQLFSTPGQRSPLIGLHHSKLRGRGVDFDQVRVYQAGDDVRSIDWRVTARTQEPHTKLFHEERERPIYILVEQSQRLFFGSGLMFKSVLAAQAAALIGWAALGHNDRIGGLVYGDGEFYEVKPRRSKQSLLQLLNRLVRVNQSLHADRRHDDEALSMALRRAREVLRPGSLAFIICDERALSSAAEQQLSLLSRHCDLLLLPLSDPLDHALPAAGLLRFAQNDAQLEIDTLNPELRKAYRAQSEARIARWERLAQKLRVLMISLSTQSEMIEQLRAYLNPHKPGKSQ; encoded by the coding sequence ATGTCGACCCCACTGCAGGCCGAGCCCGGCATTTGCGTCAGCCTCGCCGAGCTGATCGAGATGCGCCACCGCGTGCGCGAAGTACAGCTGTTCTCCACCCCCGGCCAGCGCAGCCCGCTGATCGGCCTGCACCACTCCAAGCTGCGCGGGCGCGGCGTGGACTTCGACCAGGTGCGCGTCTACCAGGCCGGCGACGACGTGCGCAGCATAGATTGGCGGGTGACCGCCCGTACCCAGGAACCGCACACCAAGCTCTTTCATGAGGAGCGTGAACGGCCCATCTACATCCTGGTGGAGCAAAGCCAGCGGCTATTCTTTGGCTCGGGGCTGATGTTCAAGTCGGTGCTGGCCGCCCAGGCCGCCGCGCTGATCGGCTGGGCCGCACTGGGGCACAATGACCGCATCGGCGGCCTGGTGTACGGCGACGGCGAGTTCTACGAGGTGAAGCCGCGGCGCAGCAAGCAAAGTCTGTTGCAACTGCTCAACCGCCTGGTGCGCGTAAACCAGTCGTTGCACGCCGACCGTCGCCACGACGACGAAGCCCTGAGCATGGCCCTGCGCCGCGCCCGGGAAGTGCTTCGCCCGGGCAGCCTGGCGTTCATCATCTGTGACGAACGGGCGCTGAGCAGCGCCGCCGAGCAACAACTGAGCCTGTTGTCGCGCCACTGCGACCTGCTGTTGCTGCCTTTGTCCGACCCTCTGGACCACGCCCTGCCCGCTGCCGGCCTGCTGCGCTTCGCCCAGAACGACGCGCAGTTGGAAATCGACACCCTCAACCCGGAACTGCGCAAGGCCTACCGTGCCCAGAGCGAGGCGCGTATCGCCCGCTGGGAGCGCCTGGCGCAGAAGCTGCGGGTGCTGATGATTTCCCTGAGCACCCAGAGCGAAATGATCGAACAACTGCGCGCCTACCTGAACCCACACAAACCGGGCAAAAGCCAATGA
- a CDS encoding AAA family ATPase produces MEHREALIALRTFLSTQILGQEKLIDRLLIVLLADGHMLVEGAPGLAKTKAIKELAEGIEAQFHRIQFTPDLLPADITGTEIYRPETGSFVFQQGPIFHNLVLADEINRAPAKVQSALLEAMAERQVSVGRSTYELSPLFLVMATQNPIEQEGTYPLPEAQLDRFLMHVKIGFPDAAVERRILQQARGEALNGETKPERRVSQQAIFAARKEILGLYMADAVEEYLVQLVMATRTPSKFDPEMAEWIAYGASPRGSIALDRCARAHAWLAGRDFVSPEDIQAVLFDVLRHRIILSFEAEAAGIDQDRVVQRILDVVAVA; encoded by the coding sequence ATGGAACATCGTGAAGCGCTCATCGCGCTGCGAACCTTTCTCTCTACCCAGATCCTCGGCCAGGAAAAGCTCATCGACCGCTTGCTGATCGTGCTGCTCGCCGACGGCCACATGCTGGTCGAGGGGGCGCCGGGGCTGGCCAAGACCAAGGCCATCAAGGAGCTGGCAGAGGGCATCGAGGCGCAGTTCCATCGCATTCAGTTCACCCCCGACCTGCTGCCCGCCGACATCACCGGCACCGAGATCTACCGCCCGGAAACCGGCAGTTTCGTGTTCCAGCAGGGCCCGATCTTTCACAACCTGGTGCTGGCCGACGAAATCAACCGGGCCCCGGCCAAGGTGCAGTCCGCCCTGCTGGAAGCCATGGCCGAGCGCCAGGTCAGCGTGGGGCGCAGCACCTACGAGCTATCCCCGTTGTTCCTGGTGATGGCCACCCAGAACCCCATCGAGCAGGAAGGCACCTACCCCTTGCCCGAGGCCCAGCTCGACCGCTTCCTGATGCACGTGAAAATCGGCTTCCCCGATGCCGCCGTGGAGCGTCGCATTCTCCAGCAGGCCCGCGGCGAAGCGCTCAACGGTGAAACCAAGCCGGAACGGCGGGTCAGCCAGCAGGCGATTTTCGCCGCGCGCAAGGAAATCCTCGGGCTGTACATGGCCGACGCCGTGGAGGAATACCTGGTGCAACTGGTCATGGCGACCCGCACCCCCAGCAAGTTCGACCCCGAGATGGCCGAGTGGATCGCCTACGGCGCCAGCCCACGCGGTTCCATCGCCCTGGACCGCTGCGCGCGCGCCCATGCATGGCTGGCCGGGCGCGACTTCGTCAGCCCCGAGGACATCCAGGCCGTGCTCTTCGACGTACTGCGCCACCGCATCATCCTGTCCTTCGAGGCGGAAGCCGCCGGTATCGACCAGGACCGGGTGGTGCAACGCATTCTTGACGTCGTCGCCGTCGCTTGA
- a CDS encoding patatin-like phospholipase family protein → MKKRVALVLGSGGARGYAHIGVIEEIERRGYDIACVAGCSMGAVVGGIYAAGKLDEYRRWIESLDYLDVLRLVDVSFRLGAIRGEKVFGQIRKIVGELNIEDLRIPYTAVATDLTNQQEIWFQEGCLHQAMRASAAIPSLFTPVVQGNRTLVDGGLLNPLPIVPVVSSHCDLIIAVNLNSTNQKQYQLPVIERPAAFKMRFDALLNSLGSHLPFRRKQAEVLLQLEQRALKPAAAELPNPWLADATVPSARQPAAPEEDGAPSSATGSVIVENIGPASLLDLINQSFEVMQTSLAQYKIAGYPPDILINVPKRVCRFFEFYKAPELIALGREIARDTLDSYEREKR, encoded by the coding sequence ATGAAGAAACGCGTTGCATTGGTACTGGGCTCCGGCGGCGCCCGGGGGTATGCGCACATTGGCGTCATCGAGGAAATCGAACGTCGGGGTTATGACATCGCTTGCGTGGCGGGCTGTTCCATGGGCGCGGTGGTCGGCGGCATCTATGCTGCCGGCAAGCTGGACGAATACCGCCGCTGGATCGAAAGCCTGGACTACCTGGATGTACTGCGCCTGGTGGACGTGAGCTTCCGCCTGGGGGCCATTCGCGGGGAAAAGGTGTTCGGGCAGATCCGCAAGATCGTCGGCGAGCTGAACATCGAAGACCTGCGCATTCCCTACACGGCGGTCGCCACCGACCTGACCAACCAGCAGGAAATCTGGTTCCAGGAAGGCTGCCTGCACCAGGCCATGCGCGCCTCGGCAGCCATTCCCAGCCTGTTCACCCCGGTGGTGCAAGGCAACCGCACGCTGGTGGATGGCGGGTTGTTGAACCCCTTGCCCATCGTGCCGGTGGTGTCCAGCCATTGCGACCTGATCATTGCGGTGAACCTCAACTCCACCAACCAGAAACAGTACCAGTTGCCGGTGATCGAACGGCCGGCAGCGTTCAAGATGCGTTTTGACGCGTTGCTCAACTCCCTGGGGTCGCACTTGCCGTTTCGGCGCAAGCAGGCCGAGGTTTTGCTGCAACTGGAGCAGCGAGCGCTCAAACCTGCGGCGGCAGAGTTGCCCAACCCCTGGTTGGCGGACGCGACCGTGCCCAGCGCCCGGCAGCCGGCGGCGCCGGAGGAAGATGGCGCGCCCAGTTCGGCGACCGGCTCGGTGATCGTCGAGAACATCGGGCCAGCGTCGTTGCTGGACCTGATCAACCAGAGTTTCGAGGTGATGCAGACCTCCTTGGCGCAGTACAAGATCGCCGGCTACCCACCGGACATACTCATCAATGTGCCCAAGCGGGTGTGCCGGTTTTTCGAGTTCTACAAGGCGCCGGAGCTGATTGCCCTGGGACGCGAGATCGCTCGGGATACGCTGGACAGCTATGAGCGGGAGAAGCGCTGA
- a CDS encoding SMI1/KNR4 family protein codes for MLTLDDASQNIDIGDFSELERLAGGTLPNAFKVLYLRHNGGFPPSGDFDGDEYVFSINGFNPVKYGRPSIEQLLMRLGEEYSLLKGLVPFAYDDGGNTFMLSVRDADCGVVYLWIQGESRLEKVISSFEEFLSAVESGAEE; via the coding sequence ATGCTAACGTTAGATGATGCTTCGCAAAATATTGATATTGGCGATTTTTCTGAGTTGGAGCGACTCGCTGGTGGCACTCTTCCAAATGCCTTTAAGGTCCTTTATCTTCGGCATAATGGAGGGTTTCCTCCTAGTGGGGACTTTGATGGGGATGAGTATGTATTTAGTATAAATGGATTTAATCCAGTCAAGTATGGCAGGCCATCTATTGAGCAGCTTTTGATGCGTCTCGGCGAAGAATATAGCTTGCTGAAAGGGCTGGTTCCGTTCGCTTACGATGATGGAGGGAATACCTTTATGCTTTCCGTAAGGGATGCGGATTGCGGTGTTGTATACCTCTGGATTCAAGGCGAGTCTCGTTTAGAAAAAGTCATTTCTTCATTTGAGGAGTTTCTCTCCGCGGTTGAGTCCGGGGCAGAGGAGTAA
- a CDS encoding SMI1/KNR4 family protein: protein MPEKSWVVTDDGYDPMQIADFKFIAKDVDSAGTEDILGCYQFMLMRDVIPHTLLPFAVDDGGNFFCLDMLNGTVQFYATDAFRPDRSSAANHLAAQKILASSFSVFLDNLELESGLDE, encoded by the coding sequence TTGCCAGAAAAAAGCTGGGTAGTAACTGATGATGGTTATGATCCTATGCAGATAGCAGATTTCAAGTTTATTGCTAAGGATGTTGATTCAGCTGGTACAGAAGATATTTTGGGATGCTATCAATTTATGTTGATGCGTGATGTAATACCTCACACCCTGTTACCGTTCGCGGTTGATGATGGTGGTAATTTTTTCTGTTTGGATATGCTTAATGGCACGGTGCAGTTTTATGCTACGGATGCCTTTCGCCCGGATAGGAGTTCGGCAGCTAATCACCTAGCTGCCCAAAAAATTCTAGCTTCTTCATTCAGCGTGTTTTTGGACAATCTAGAGTTGGAATCCGGGCTAGATGAGTAG
- a CDS encoding SMI1/KNR4 family protein, with product MLDFEDSELPINLGDFSHIESLAGGALPSSFKKFYLLRNGGYLESKELYGDECVYDIHGFESLKHGDLPIEQLYQDLVESYEFLAGLVPFAFDQGGNNYLVSLRAEDYGKIYIWLHDEEELKPVFDSFEFFEKGLAA from the coding sequence GTGTTAGATTTTGAGGATTCAGAGTTGCCGATAAATCTCGGTGATTTTTCGCATATTGAATCACTGGCGGGTGGTGCATTACCCAGCTCTTTTAAGAAGTTTTACCTGCTGCGCAACGGCGGATACCTTGAAAGTAAAGAGCTTTACGGCGATGAGTGTGTGTATGATATTCATGGCTTTGAATCACTAAAGCATGGGGACTTACCAATTGAGCAGCTTTATCAGGATCTAGTAGAAAGCTACGAATTTCTTGCTGGTTTAGTTCCTTTCGCGTTCGATCAGGGGGGTAATAACTACCTAGTGTCGCTTAGGGCTGAGGACTATGGAAAAATTTATATTTGGTTACACGATGAGGAGGAGCTTAAACCAGTCTTTGACAGTTTCGAGTTTTTTGAGAAAGGACTTGCTGCATAA